Proteins from a genomic interval of Gossypium hirsutum isolate 1008001.06 chromosome A09, Gossypium_hirsutum_v2.1, whole genome shotgun sequence:
- the LOC107896514 gene encoding transaldolase-like, which translates to MSLSLQSSPSSFLSSSLPKLRLGFANGCPSSSLLFKFNASFPAIRASSGFSSSLDTGLRTELDAVSTFSEIVPDTVIFDDFEKFPPTAATVSSSLLLGILSLPDTIFRNAVDLALADSTCSRLDNPELRLACFFNKALVNVGGDLAKLVPGRVSTEVDARLAYDTHGIIRRVHDLLKLYNEIDVPPERLLFKIPSTWQGIEASRLLESEGIQTHLTFVYSFAQAAAAAQAGASVIQIFVGRVRDWARNHSGDPEIEAAIQRGEDPGLGLVTKAYNYIHKYGHKSKLMAAAVRNKQDLFSLLGVDYIIAPLKILQSLKESITAPDEKYSYIRRLSPQSAANHDFTAEELTKWDQLSLASAMGPASMQLLAAGLEGYVNQANRVEELLDKIWPPPNV; encoded by the exons ATGTCACTCTCCTTGCAATCTTCGCCTTCAtcatttctctcttcttctctacCAAAATTAAGATTGGGATTTGCAAATGGGTGTCCTTCTTCCAGCCTACTCTTCAAATTCAACGCATCTTTTCCAGCTATTCGTGCTTCCTCGGGCTTCTCTTCTTCTCTCGACACTG GGTTAAGAACTGAATTGGATGCTGTGTCTACTTTCAGTGAGATAGTTCCTGACACTGTCAtctttgatgattttgaaaa GTTTCCACCAACAGCTGCAACTGTTAGCTCTTCACTGCTGTTGGGTATATTGAGCCTTCCAGATACCATTTTTAGA aaTGCTGTGGATTTGGCCTTGGCGGATTCAACTTGTTCTAGGCTTGACAATCCTGAACTGAGGTTGGCTTGTTTCTTTAACAAG GCTTTAGTAAATGTTGGTGGTGACTTGGCAAAGCTAGTTCCAGGTCGAGTTTCAACTGAAGTGGATGCACGTCTGGCTTATGATACACATGGTATTATTAGGAGG GTTCATGACTTACTGAAGTTGTATAATGAGATTGATGTTCCACCTGAGCGCTTATTGTTTAAAATTCCTTCAACTTGGCAA GGAATAGAAGCCTCAAGATTGCTTGAATCTGAGGGTATACAAACACATTTAACTTTTGTTTATAG CTTTGCTCAAGCTGCAGCTGCAGCCCAAGCTGGTGCTTCTGTTATTCAGATTTTTGTTGGCCGTGTTAGG GATTGGGCACGCAATCATTCTGGTGACCCTGAGATTGAAGCTGCCATTCAAAGAGGAGAGGATCCCGGGTTAGGTCTG GTGACAAAAGCTTATAACTACATTCACAAATATGGACATAAATCAAAGCTTATGGCTGCAGCAGTTCGAAACAAGCAGGATTTATTCAGTTTGCTGGG GGTTGATTATATCATTGCACCGTTGAAGATATTGCAGTCGCTGAAAGAATCAATTACTGCTCCTGATGAGAAGTACTCTTACATTAGGAGGCTTTCCCCACAGTCTGCTGCCAACCACGATTTCACTGCTGAAGAG CTCACAAAGTGGGACCAATTAAGCCTTGCATCAGCTATGGGACCTGCATCTATGCAGCTTCTGGCTGCTGGACTTGAAGGATACGTTAATCAAGCGAATCGAGTCGAGGAATTACTTGACAAGATTTGGCCGCCTCCTAATGTCTAA